The Fusobacterium sp. DD2 DNA segment CTTGAAAAGAGAGGTTGAAGCAACAGAACAGTTAAAACACAATGCTGACCTTGGACTCAAGACGGGAAGTATTCTACCTTGGGAAAATAAACGTGTAGAAGTTTTCAATGAAGTAAAAAAACACGCATTGAAAGAAAATGAAAGAGACTTACAATTAGCTAAGATATCTCTTTTAAATACATTGGATCTATATCCATTTGCTGATATAAAACTTCAAATGCCAAAATTTGATGAAAAAGAAGATATCACATTAGATGCTGCTATATATGAAGCACTTGAAAATAGCGATATGTTAAAAATAAGAGAAGAGGGACAAAAGATAAGTAAGGATGTCAAAAAGATAGCTATTACTAATTTTCTCCCTAAAATAATGATTACAGGAGGATATGTAAATACAAATGCAGAAGCACTTGTAAATCAGAACTTCTTTATGGGAACTATAGGTGGAATATTCAGTATATTCAACGGTTTCCAAAATGTCAATGAGTATAAGATAGCAAGAGAGAAAGAGAAGATAGCTTATATTAAAAAAGAGCAGGAAATGGTTAAGATTATATATGAAACTGTCAATGCATATAACCAGATGGGTTCTGCAAAAGAGGAAAAAAATATAGCTGATCACAACTTTGAAGCTATGGAAGGTATGATCAATCAGAAAAAACTTGAAAGAGAAACAGGAACAATTGATGATTGGGAATATATCCAGACACTTGCTGACTTTGAAAAAGCACTTAGCTTAAAAGAAAAAGCAGACTTGAAATATAGAATGGCTTGTGCAACACTTGATATGTTAATGGGAAAATCAATATTTACTAAAGGAGACAACGGTAATGAGAAAAAATAGATTAAAAGTTATGACAATAATTGTACTTGGAATGCTTCTTTTAGGATGTAAGCAAAAAGAATTTAAAGAAGAGATTATAAGACCAGTTGTGGTATTGGATCTAGCTAAAGAACAACAGATGCATGATATCAACTTCCCTGGAATAGTTGTAGCTGATAATGATACAACCCTTGCATTTAAAATTCCTGGAAGTATTTCTAAAATCAACGTATTACCAGGTGACTTTGTTAAAAAGGGAGATATAATTGCTACTTTAGATACTAGTGATTATAATGTAAATCTGGAAGCTAATAGAAAACAATATGATGCAGCAAAAGCTGGCTATGAAAATATGGCAGCACAATATAAAAGAGCTGTAATTCTTCATGATGGAAAAGCTATGTCAGATAAAAACTTTGATATAG contains these protein-coding regions:
- a CDS encoding TolC family protein; the encoded protein is MKKILFLITAVLLIGCSSNDIKKEREEILSDKEKVTANILKPDKVLTLDEAIKIGVDRNLDLKTKEIEREIAKYDKRIAFGNFLPKLSVTYSRTLFNEQLRAKALDTGLEDIPKQIAKNPALARNPYIAGMAGMFPTSLEARLLDKDFAMFGVNAQLPIFVPSTWFLYSAKSKGENISVLTRDLTEKMIKLQTIGKYYHVLALESENDFLKREVEATEQLKHNADLGLKTGSILPWENKRVEVFNEVKKHALKENERDLQLAKISLLNTLDLYPFADIKLQMPKFDEKEDITLDAAIYEALENSDMLKIREEGQKISKDVKKIAITNFLPKIMITGGYVNTNAEALVNQNFFMGTIGGIFSIFNGFQNVNEYKIAREKEKIAYIKKEQEMVKIIYETVNAYNQMGSAKEEKNIADHNFEAMEGMINQKKLERETGTIDDWEYIQTLADFEKALSLKEKADLKYRMACATLDMLMGKSIFTKGDNGNEKK